A genomic region of Candidatus Methylomirabilota bacterium contains the following coding sequences:
- a CDS encoding 2Fe-2S iron-sulfur cluster-binding protein — MSGPDFTKPIGGDRAVAHVRVNGASRPLPEDPRVTLLDFLREALGLTGTKMGCDHGQCGACTVLVNGRRVNACLTLAVTVDGDQVTTVEGLAGPDGRLHPVQAAFLEHDAYQCGYCTPGQLCSAAGLLEEVALGEPSAVTPALDRIADVELTDDEIRERMSGNLCRCGAYTNIVAAVRAAARGQAAHGRAR, encoded by the coding sequence ATGTCGGGACCCGATTTCACCAAACCGATCGGAGGCGATCGAGCCGTCGCGCACGTCCGGGTCAACGGAGCCTCCCGCCCCCTGCCGGAGGACCCCCGGGTCACCCTACTCGACTTCCTCCGGGAAGCTCTCGGTCTGACGGGGACCAAGATGGGGTGCGACCATGGGCAGTGCGGCGCCTGCACCGTGCTCGTGAACGGACGCCGGGTCAACGCGTGCCTGACGCTGGCGGTGACCGTCGACGGAGATCAGGTGACGACGGTCGAGGGCCTCGCCGGCCCCGACGGCCGCCTCCATCCCGTGCAGGCTGCGTTCCTCGAGCACGACGCCTACCAGTGCGGCTACTGCACGCCCGGGCAGCTCTGCTCGGCAGCCGGCCTGCTCGAGGAGGTCGCCCTGGGCGAGCCCAGCGCGGTGACGCCCGCGCTCGACCGCATCGCCGACGTCGAGCTCACGGACGACGAGATCCGCGAGCGCATGAGCGGCAATCTTTGTCGCTGCGGCGCCTATACCAACATTGTCGCCGCCGTCCGGGCGGCGGCGCGCGGGCAGGCCGCGCACGGGCGCGCCCGATGA